One Leishmania panamensis strain MHOM/PA/94/PSC-1 chromosome 24 sequence genomic region harbors:
- a CDS encoding protein kinase, putative (TriTrypDB/GeneDB-style sysID: LpmP.24.1700), whose product MGCSGSTQASRETGKDAPPKRYFDSTSRSSNQVVLDHTNSSKVNTNGVCTVDSKNPNRIRCSNDTEDRVHDRAIGVLHYPNPLSKVGASSDVDEGVVVSPLTEKSTRTRLTFPRHSLVSTDSHAEAGGLDEKEPTSTTASPSSLVVMQRRMSEGGRGRHLSPITIATIPPDSKQTQLLLTQAAVSPQGAATTIARVSISSPKRLRYAKPSSSGPSASTSGTAAPPSQERHQIQTPDISDGGFGIESDKEKNTPRDCGIQLSMTMVPGHSGVSHGTMVPLGSFCIGVRLGQRSASPKGISLSHKHSQSTVSLLSLADTPNNPHALSSGSDFGRDILGGSPVFTGLTTGEAGSSRPQNDYAMGRAIHAERLDQQRCNNGLAVFCNQPRECALCRNATVSFACEVCDDFFLCEDCRFDLKAVRAVHNPAHAMLSIQDNHCSSSRTFGGDSIFSLSGDGGVSCLFYHPCTKCKRSIDDAEPVYRCDQCDYILCQECFIQQQEPEDAVERASSLSAAMAATGEEHGSCKPLPFESAALVLVSGPALPHEHELKRFQRKSRSNSAHEGALVTKTRNSGGNKVINDYVVVRQLGHGSYAKVKLVQHIHTRELFALKILRRQKKAAQSGINLGRSRFKAAMAGMNEDDLLREIAVMKFIDHPNVTKLKEVIEDVDSQKVYIIMEYCEKGPIHAPGAPALPLEQVRQYGADILRGLLHLHSEFLYHRDIKPANCLVDRDGVVKIADFGTCNSQIRTKLAEGTPAFSCPEQVRGEEVSGEVVDSWAFALTVCEMACGTLPVSTTSFVQHRSLLMGKGPVAVPETGDERLHNLLTQMLEKDLSKRLLLPAAARHPFFAASGENAVVQQQQHQNQQQLSSLAELYDKALDSVHRGKHLKDCFYGVRALRRVRRKEVETVRHTGIDEQTSGGGGGGGSGAVQGEPYDVKSGDTYGASDGSGSDGEDEECAGRHLVGCRAGHEEAAAVVEEFVEHQLFSQDPKLELTYVTLTAPATLEKLNRLHQVTGELQLSHNALVCLAPLRLSTFSLLTEIIVTFNRLETFPNEVLVAPRLVRLDLSHNRIDAIPGSLVTRAPFLERMSLHHNAITSVGTTIVNVAESTPVKLRTPTRATTMPPGSTIVAVPGSAVVSSPVCSTSLCGRRGSSHREVVSVLAAPCLRHVRLSGNPLERLPEALETTHRLQLVLDAIPTLMEEWDAHMQTEKRAATSTAEIAKGTKSRLPAVIVWDDSFPVRIPNVEPAVWLAANNMAIYRVQTLRVCKTRRVVLCQCADPRFPNGLFRSEELEVYFTALAKALQERREQRQQLATEAPFSFSPPAELIPSEALPPIVGKAACRYVESYFFVTDDENEEEGGYHSLVSYLYDSLSANIPVLVVVVSSSTSSAVRTNIVAAISTCLTRLRGGDPDQLDAEQAELIVGTMRSLYA is encoded by the coding sequence atgGGCTGTAGCGGCTCCACGCAGGCCTCGCGGGAGACGGGTAAGGATGCGCCGCCGAAGAGGTACTTCGACTCGACGAGCCGATCCAGCAACCAGGTCGTCTTAGATCACACGAATAGCAGCAAGGTGAACACAAATGGCGTATGTACAGTAGATAGCAAGAATCCCAACCGCATCAGGTGCAGCAACGACACGGAGGATCGGGTGCACGACAGAGCCATCGGCGTCCTCCACTACCCAAACCCACTCTCGAAAGTCGGGGCCAGCAGCGATGTGGATGAAGGGGTGGTCGTGTCCCCGCTAACAGAGAAGAGTACGCGCACCCGCCTCACCTTCCCACGGCACAGTCTGGTTAGCACTGACAGCCACGCAGAGGCTGGTGGCCTCGATGAAAAAGAGCCCACCTCTACCACGGCTagcccctcctccttggtgGTTATGCAGCGGCGAATGAGCGAGGGTGGCCGTGGCCGCCACTTGAGCCCCATAACGATCGCTACCATCCCTCCTGACTCCAAACAGACGCAGCTCCTGCTTAcgcaggcggcggtgtcTCCGCAAGGCGCTGCCACGACCATCGCACGCGTCTCTATCTCCTCGCCGAAGCGCCTTAGGTATGCAAAGCCCAGCTCCTCTGGCCCCAGTGCATCCACCTCCGGcactgccgcaccgccgtcgcaggaACGGCACCAAATTCAGACCCCCGACATCAGCGATGGCGGCTTCGGCATCGAGTCGGATAAGGAAAAGAACACGCCAAGGGACTGCGGCATCCAACTCTCGATGACAATGGTACCCGGACATAGCGGTGTCAGTCACGGTACGATGGTACCATTAGGAAGCTTTTGCATCGGCGTCCGTCTTGGGCAGCGCAGTGCGTCCCCGAAAGggatctctctctcccacaaGCATTCGCAGAGCACTGTGAGTCTCCTGAGTCTGGCCGACACCCCTAATAACCCCCACGCCctctccagcggcagcgacttTGGGCGAGATATCTTAGGGGGGTCGCCCGTCTTTACCGGCCTCACCACTGGTGAGGCCGGCAGCAGTCGACCACAGAACGACTACGCCATGGGCAGGGCCATCCACGCTGAGCGGCTcgatcagcagcgatgcaacAACGGACTTGCTGTATTTTGCAATCAGCCGCGCGAGTGTGCGCTCTGCCGAAACGCCACCGTCTCTTTTGCCTGTGAAGTCTGCGATGACTTTTTCCTGTGCGAAGACTGCCGCTTCGACCTCAAAGCGGTGCGGGCCGTGCACAACCCGGCGCACGCGATGCTCTCCATCCAGGACAACCACTGTAGCTCGAGCCGAACCTTTGGCGGGGACTCtatcttctctctgtccggcgatggcggtgtgAGCTGCCTCTTCTATCACCCCTGCACCAAGTGTAAACGTTCCATCGATGATGCTGAACCGGTGTACCGCTGCGATCAGTGCGACTACATTCTTTGTCAGGAGTGCTTTatccagcagcaggagccAGAGGACGCCGTGGAGAGGGCATCATCCCTctcagcagcgatggcggcgacggGGGAGGAGCACGGTAGCTGTAAGCCATTGCCATTTGAGTCCGCCGCTCTCGTACTGGTGTCCGgccctgcgctgccgcacgAGCACGAACTGAAGCGCTTCCAGCGCAAGTCGCGCTCCAACTCGGCGCACGAAGGGGCTTTGGTCACCAAGACGCGCAACAGCGGTGGTAACAAGGTCATCAACGACTATGtcgtggtgcggcagctcGGACATGGCTCGTACGCCAAGGTGAAGTTGGTTCAGCACATTCACACGCGGGAACTCTTTGCGCTGAAGATACTCCGGCGGCAGAAGAAAGCGGCGCAGTCCGGCATCAACCTCGGCCGCAGCCGGTTCAAGGCCGCCATGGCAGGCATGAACGAAGATGATCTGCTGAGAGAGATTGCCGTCATGAAGTTCATTGACCACCCCAACGTGACGAAGCTGAAGGAAGTGATCGAGGACGTGGACTCACAGAAGGTGTACATAATCATGGAGTATTGCGAGAAGGGCCCTATTCATGCCCCTGGTGCCCCGGCGCTGCCTCTCGAGCAGGTGCGCCAGTACGGCGCCGACATCCTTCGtgggctgctgcacctgcatTCCGAGTTTCTCTACCACCGCGACATCAAGCCGGCGAACTGTCTGGTTGACCGCGACGGTGTCGTCAAGATCGCTGACTTCGGCACCTGCAACAGCCAGATCCGCACAAAGCTAGCGGAAGGAACGCCGGCGTTCAGCTGTCCAGAGCAGGTGCGCGGCGAAGAGGTGTCCGGCGAAGTTGTCGACAGTTGGGCCTTTGCGCTCACAGTCTGCGAGATGGCGTGCGGTACGCTGCCGGTGTCGACCACGTCTTTTGTTCAGCACcgatcgctgctgatgggcAAGGGCCCTGTCGCAGTTCCGGAAACCGGCGATGAGCGCCTACACAACTTGCTCACGCAGATGCTGGAGAAGGATTTGAGCAAGCGACTGCTGCTCcctgcagcggcacggcaCCCGTTCTTCGCGGCTAGCGGTGAGAACGCAGTGgtgcagcaacaacaacaccaaaatcagcagcagctctcaTCGCTCGCAGAGCTGTACGACAAGGCGCTGGACTCAGTACACCGAGGCAAACACCTTAAAGACTGCTTCTacggcgtgcgtgcgcttcGCCGCGTGCGcaggaaggaggtggagacggTCCGCCACACCGGTATCGACGAGCAgaccagcggtggtggtggtggtggtggttctGGCGCGGTGCAGGGTGAGCCGTACGACGTGAAGAGCGGCGACACGTACGGTGCtagcgacggcagcggcagcgacggagaggacgaagagtgtgccggccgccacctggtTGGCTGTCGCGCTGGTCacgaagaggcggcggctgtggtaGAAGAATTTGTAGAACATCAGCTCTTCTCGCAGGACCCCAAGTTGGAGCTGACGTACGTTACTCTCACTGCCCCCGCGACGTTGGAAAAGCTGAACAGACTCCATCAGGTCACTGGCGAGCTACAACTAAGTCACAACGCACTTGTGTGccttgcgccgctgcgcctctccaCCTTTTCGTTGCTCACGGAAATCATCGTCACCTTCAACCGACTTGAAACGTTTCCAAACGAGGTCCTGGTCGCACCACGTCTCGTGCGTCTCGACCTCTCGCACAACCGCATCGACGCCATCCCTGGCTCACTGGTCACAAGGGCGCCGTTCCTGGAGCGGATGAGTCTGCACCACAACGCCATAACCAGCGTCGGCACTACCATCGTCAATGTAGCAGAGTCGACCCCCGTCAAGCTCAGAACACCAACGCGAGCAACAACGATGCCCCCTGGGTCGACCATCGTAGCGGTGCCTGGGTCTGCTGTAGTATCGTCTCCAGTCTGCTCAACAAGCCTGTGCGgacgcagaggcagcagccaTCGCGAGGTGGTGTCTGTCCTCGCGGCGCCGTGTCTGCGGCACGTTCGGTTGAGCGGGAACCCCCTTGAGCGCCTACCCGAGGCTCTTGAGACAACGCATAGGCTGCAGCTCGTGCTCGACGCCATTCCCACCCTCATGGAGGAGTGGGACGCGCACATGCAGACCGAAAAGAGGGCCGCGACATCAACTGCGGAGATAGCAAAGGGGACGAAGAGCCGCCTTCCCGCCGTGATCGTGTGGGACGACAGCTTCCCCGTGCGCATTCCCAACGTAGAGCCAGCCGTGTGGCTGGCAGCAAACAACATGGCCATCTACCGCGTGCAGACGCTGCGGGTGTGCAAGACGCGTCGCGTGGTGCTGTGCCAGTGCGCTGACCCACGGTTCCCTAACGGGCTCTTTCGCAGTGAGGAGCTAGAGGTGTATTTCACGGCCCTCGCCAAGGctctgcaggagcgccgagagcagcgacagcagctggcgACTGAGGCACCTTTCTCGTTTAGCCCACCGGCGGAGCTGATCCcgagcgaggcgctgccgcccaTCGTCGGCAAGGCGGCATGCCGCTACGTCGAGTCGTACTTCTTCGTCACAGACGACgaaaacgaagaggaagGCGGCTATCACAGCCTGGTGTCGTACCTGTACGACTCGCTCTCCGCCAACATCCCGGTGCTGGTCGTTGTCGtctcgagcagcacctcgagCGCCGTGCGCACGAACATTGTCGCGGCCATAAGCACCTGTCTCACgcgcctccgcggcggcgacccGGACCAGCTGGACGCGGAGCAGGCAGAACTCATCGTCGGTACAATGCGAAGCCTCTACGCGTGA
- a CDS encoding glycine cleavage T-protein, putative (TriTrypDB/GeneDB-style sysID: LpmP.24.1710): protein MKPLAPFVCRLPSRRILRVRGTDAHEFLQGIFTNDLHELHPNGSMYGCFLYFTGRVLCDAHLYQCKQLHERQASILVDVHESSVAELLDHLTEMKMRKKVHIDDVGKELVVLAALEETSAAPPTGADAQRSSNVGSSSDARVSSVTSSSSKTLEERHTECFADPRNNALFPQSPSPYCKPASDSEDAAATFVTGPPPTSSLPPATDSVATPLNWFLRRCVVPATWAPPLSSVDPYTTLLYSRGIGEGPGVFKNKSLPFEGNLDFLKGVSFHKGCYLGQELTHRTHVMLVTRKRTVPLHFGPASGGPPAVSTTTDDGAVATTRPVEIGEPLYSASKEKIGVVTGVCGQVGVGLLRLRYVDKATHTVPGLQLKNGTPVQTHLPDWWPLKEVRRLLKNNA, encoded by the coding sequence ATGAAGCCGCTCGCGCCATTTGTGTGTCGGCTGCCGAGTCGCCGCattctgcgtgtgcgtggcacGGACGCGCATGAATTTCTGCAAGGCATCTTCACCAACGACCTCCACGAACTGCACCCTAATGGCAGCATGTATGGGTGTTTTCTCTACTTCACTGGCCGCGTCCTGTGCGACGCGCACTTGTACCAGTGCAAGCAGCTCCACGAGAGACAGGCCTCCATCCTCGTTGACGTGCATGAGAGCAGTGTAGCCGAGCTGCTTGACCACCTGACGGAGATGAAGATGCGCAAGAAGGTTCACATCGATGATGTCGGCAAAGAGCTCGTTGTGCTAGCCGCCTTGGAGGAGACGTCCGCAGCTCCGCCCACTGGCGCAGATGCGCAACGCAGCAGTAATGTTGGGAGTAGCAGTGATGCGAGGGTGAGCTCCGtcacgtcgtcgtcctcaaagacgctggaggagcggcacACTGAGTGCTTCGCCGATCCACGCAATAATGCGCTATTTCCACAATCGCCATCGCCCTACTGCAAGCCTGCGTCGGATTCAGAagatgcagcggcgacatTCGTGACGGGgcctcctcccacctcctccctacCACCCGCCACCGACTCTGTCGCGACGCCACTTAACTGGTTTCTGCGGAGGTGCGTCGTGCCCGCCACGTGGGcccctccgctctcctctgtcgACCCCTACACGACACTCCTGTACAGCCGGGGCATCGGTGAGGGGCCGGGTGTGTTCAAGAACAAGAGCCTCCCGTTCGAAGGGAATTTGGACTTCCTAAAGGGCGTCAGCTTTCACAAGGGGTGCTACCTTGGGCAGGAGCTCACGCACCGAACCCACGTCATGCTCGTGACGCGAAAGCGGACGGTGCCGCTCCACTTCGGCCCCGCGAGTGGGGGGCCCCCAGCGgtgagcaccaccactgacgacggcgccgtcgcgACAACGCGGCCGGTAGAGATAGGGGAGCCCCTCTACTCAGCTTCAAAGGAAAAGATCGGTGTGGTGACGGGCGTGTGCGGCCAAGTCGGCGTtggccttcttcgcctccgctATGTGGACAAGGCAACTCACACGGTGCCGGGACTGCAGCTGAAGAATGGCACGCCGGTGCAGACACACTTACCTGACTGGTGGCCGCTCaaagaggtgaggaggcTCCTGAAGAACAATGCCTGA
- a CDS encoding hypothetical protein (TriTrypDB/GeneDB-style sysID: LpmP.24.1720) — MMIGGTSPDGGDVSPLVNRHHGSPGLSDGSSTSLPPQVKWVDTATGVGVFATRSYQAGSRVLWETPWVFAQSYKTWNTCPAGTQSHADESVSAENTSKTVGEEAGDIYSAVQRELPAIHSSSWRQPGHWAPSVSTGDVEQGSRNKRVPETGTSTEEKLQCLRCCFGCGTPLLAFLREECDRLDGVLQELDGSSDVRLGSTSPGNTNNDMTPLTQTPDPSMWKLICDANVQHLAQAPGEAPTDVSLPAPPVKKTSESAAAAASPRSYLTEVDVAGRRHCVYFCTPACEKHSLTEEGKRFVLTSLQHGHPPVSDAALDRAEDWMASAAATASPSPLSAHAPWVLMLRYPTADDIVHFAQHPPSVALRLSAWPTRLDALSSLHSIARRCNERVWLLTLLLAKHLRFTLASTSVSSTSLPQPQSFVAWLGDTVAPAFRTRLEDMLRCYAEGAMQLLSTEQRSLLRFSWHLLTWWWLLSCAEEYTTMAITATGARGTDSTGLSLLYPLYPALERRSPPSPGTTSEKQVLEWVTDALAVAQCTAFPLQLYLQLYWLTNANVHMYVIASPLYTLWCRWLQSKAERSDAAGTDALKVASREDGTTAQVANSVVLLERLYTLFHGVNAGRAEAAVGAKGARGPGGGISLHAAGVALYNVATKLNHSCAPNVRFQPTMGPVAASVVALRAIEAGEQLFTSYICVEDFGEQACAAAARRRRRYLKDYYGFECRCPVCELADTVRERDET, encoded by the coding sequence ATGATGATCGGTGGCACTTCTCCCGATGGTGGAGATGTCTCACCTCTCGTCAATCGTCATCATGGTAGTCCAGGTCTGTCCGACGGCTCCTcgacctccctcccccctcaagTAAAGTGGGTCGACACCGCGACGGGGGTAGGCGTCTTTGCGACTCGGTCTTATCAAGCAGGAAGTCGCGTTCTCTGGGAGACTCCGTGGGTTTTTGCGCAGTCTTACAAGACGTGGAACACCTGCCCAGCTGGGACGCAAAGCCACGCAGACGAATCCGTGTCTGCCGAAAACACCAGCAAGACGGTTGGCGAGGAAGCAGGGGATATCTATAGCGCCGTGCAGCGTGAGCTCCCTGCAATACACAGCTCTTCATGGCGGCAGCCAGGCCATTGGGCTCCTTCTGTCTCCACTGGCGATGTTGAACAGGGCAGCCGCAACAAGCGCGTGCCTGAGACGGGGACCTCGACGGAAGAGAAGCTACAGTgtttgcgctgctgcttcgggtGCGGGACACCACTGCTGGCGTTCTTGCGAGAAGAGTGTGACCGGCTCGATGGCGTGTTGCAGGAGCTGGATGGAAGCAGCGACGTACGGCTTGGCAGCACCTCACCAGGAAACACGAACAACGACATGACTCCCCTAACGCAGACGCCTGACCCTTCGATGTGGAAGCTGATCTGCGATGCGAATGTGCAGCATCTCGCCCAGGCACCCGGGGAAGCACCGACTGACGTGTCCCTGCCAGCACCCCCTGTGAAGAAGACAAGCGAgtcagccgccgccgctgcaagTCCACGCTCGTACTTGACGGAGGTGGATGTGGCAGGGCGGCGTCACTGTGTGTACTTCTGCACCCCTGCCTGTGAGAAGCACAGCCTTACCGAGGAGGGAAAGCGCTTTGTTCTGacctcgctgcagcacggccaCCCGCCCGTGAGCGACGCGGCACTTGACCGTGCAGAGGATTGGATGgcttctgcggctgcgacagCCTCGCCGTCACCGCTGTCAGCACATGCGCCATGGGTCTTGATGCTCCGCTACCCCACTGCTGATGACATCGTCCACTTCGCACAACACCCACCATCGGTCGCCTTGCGGCTGAGTGCGTGGCCAACGCGGCTTGAcgcactctcctcccttcactCCATCGCGCGTCGCTGCAACGAGCGGGTTTGGCTGCTCACCCTTCTTCTGGCTAAGCACCTGCGCTTCACACTGGCTTCGACATCCGTATCAAGTACGTCTCTGCCGCAACCGCAGAGCTTTGTAGCATGGTTGGGGGACACCGTCGCCCCGGCCTTCCGCACTCGACTGGAGGACATGCTGAGGTGCTACGCAGAGGGTGCCATGCAGCTCCTCTCCACGGAGCAGCGCTCGCTGCTGAGGTTCAGTTGGCACCTGCTGACATGGTGGTGGCTACTTTCCTGTGCGGAGGAGTACACGACAATGGCGATCACGGCAACGGGCGCGAGGGGTACTGACTCGACAGGGTTGTCATTGTTGTATCCACTCTACCCAGCGCTGGAGCGCCGCTCGCCGCCGTCCCCTGGGACTACCAGCGAGAAGCAGGTGTTGGAGTGGGTCACCGACGCCCTCGCCGTGGCGCAGTGCACAGCCTTTCCCCTCCAGCTTTACCTACAGCTGTACTGGCTGACGAATGCGAACGTCCACATGTACGTCATCGCCAGCCCTCTCTACACACTGTGGTGTCGGTGGCTGCAAAGCAAGGCGGagcgcagcgacgcggcgggTACGGACGCACTTAAGGTGGCGAGTCGCGAAGATGGCACCACCGCGCAGGTGGCTAACTCGGTCGTGCTGCTCGAACGCCTGTATACACTCTTTCACGGAGTCAACGCTGGAAGGGCCGAGGCCGCAGTAGGGGCAAAGGGGGCGCGAGGTCCCGGTGGAGGGATTTCCCTTcatgctgctggtgtggccCTCTACAATGTCGCCACGAAGCTCAACCACAGCTGTGCGCCAAACGTGCGCTTTCAGCCCACCATGGGACCTGTGGCGGCGTCGGTAGTGGCGCTGCGAGCGATCGAAGCCGGCGAGCAGCTCTTCACCAGCTACATCTGTGTCGAGGACTTTGGGGAGCAGgcatgcgccgctgccgcgcgacggcggcggcgctacCTGAAGGACTACTACGGCTTTGAGTGTCGGTGCCCTGTGTGTGAGCTCGCAGACACCGTCAGAGAAAGGGATGAGACATGA